The following coding sequences lie in one Sorghum bicolor cultivar BTx623 chromosome 6, Sorghum_bicolor_NCBIv3, whole genome shotgun sequence genomic window:
- the LOC8086489 gene encoding U-box domain-containing protein 12, with translation MDWSEEGINEEEEPTLRRRRARLRSPPRGRPLPLPLPPGSRSLSPRRGGLAAFSGSRSPSPRRVPMMAMRMGSSVRTTRKSTPPIRSGADAPAGNDGEDTGVKEMIAKMREGLPTSVPWDGTDTSDSGRGGGQGGGVNEEEEEGFVAFSFQEVVGPLVVDGEEVLDAFVGSDEARAGKAAAELLDATMGANTGPRTEAIKTELVVNRRLLDLAGLERWMRRAEAVSELEWFTGLCCDENNPPPQIDLFECAFRALDNASAVELHRGADARKRWIGPVGVPQFFICPISNKVMENPVVIASGKTVDRSALEEWQKENRRICPVTDEVLAYTMSIPNVLIKHCIEHWRAANKIAGMMAATDPPDISHKLEVLIGQATLMPHSPRSSKEVRNSLFLLHEILVANERAVVHLIGCRPGTIAKLVSVLPETCLDPDDPELDDIIIKILEKAASYGPNKAVFGDDQYAMPVLIARTLLGPVPMRARCAHILGLLADNHYNKIKIGELGGFAPLAELLYVGDRGAKKTAARVIARLCEAQENQSKFQKEGVVDATISALRSDGLAEEAQDILLRIADSSDTLTEAFLKLVSIKDDEMCQKMSEFLWRTFVLMKREDKHDVGSSMTASKKSWGERSSTSSDAEKSSTSSADQRALRKQNKEDVKTIVSWLHKRCSFPRTYKYRED, from the exons ATGGACTGGTCGGAGGAGGGGATcaacgaggaggaggagcccacGCTGCGCAGGCGGAGGGCGAGGCTGCGTTCTCCTCCACGCGGTCGACCCTTGCCTCTCCCGCTCCCTCCAGGGTCGAGGTCGCTGTCTCCTCGTCGCGGCGGTCTGGCGGCCTTCTCAGGGTCGAGGTCGCCCTCGCCGCGCCGCGTCCCAATGATGGCGATGAGGATGGGCAGCTCGGTGCGGACGACCCGGAAGTCGACACCGCCAATAAGGTCCGGCGCCGATGCTCCCGCGGGCAACGATGGGGAGGACACCGGCGTCAAGGAGATGATCGCCAAGATGAGGGAGGGGCTTCCCACTTCCGTGCCGTGGGATGGCACCGACACGAGCGACTCTGGTCGCGGAGGAGGACAAGGAGGTGGGGtgaacgaggaggaggaggagggcttCGTCGCCTTCTCGTTCCAGGAGGTCGTGGGTCCGCTGGTCGTCGACGGGGAGGAGGTTCTTGACGCCTTCGTCGGATCCGATGAGGCGAGGGCGGGCAAGGCTGCTGCCGAGCTTCTGGACGCCACCATGGGCGCCAACACCGGGCCCAGGACCGAAGCGATCAAGACTGAGCTCGTCGTCAACCGGCGCCTGCTCGACCTCGCGGGGCTGGAGCGGTGGATGCGGAGGGCGGAGGCGGTCTCCGAGCTCGAGTGGTTCACGGGCCTGTGCTGCGACGAGAACAACCCGCCACCGCAGATTGACCTCTTCGAGTGCGCGTTCCGGGCCCTGGACAACGCGTCGGCCGTCGAGCTCCACCGCGGCGCCGACGCCAGGAAGCGCTGGATCGGCCCGGTAGGCGTGCCGCAGTTCTTCATCTGCCCCATCTCCAACAAGGTCATGGAGAACCCCGTCGTCATCGCCTCCGGAAAG ACAGTTGATCGTTCAGCTCTGGAGGAATGGCAGAAGGAGAACCGACGCATCTGTCCCGTCACCGACGAGGTTCTCGCGTACACCATGTCCATCCCCAACGTGCTCATCAAGCACTGCATCGAACATTGGCGTGCAGCAAACAAGATTGCAGGCATGATGGCAGCCACCGATCCACCTGACATTTCCCACAAGTTGGAAGTCCTGATCGGGCAAGCCACTCTAATGCCTCACTCCCCAAGGAGCTCCAAAGAAGTCCGGAACTCGCTTTTTCTACTCCACGAGATCCTCGTCGCCAACGAGCGCGCAGTGGTACACCTGATCGGCTGTCGCCCCGGGACGATCGCGAAGCTCGTAAGCGTCCTCCCGGAGACCTGCCTGGACCCTGATGACCCTGAACTGGACGACATCATTATCaaaatcttggagaaggcggcttCATACGGGCCCAACAAGGCGGTGTTCGGAGACGACCAGTACGCCATGCCTGTGCTGATCGCAAGGACATTGCTGGGGCCAGTGCCGATGCGAGCGAGGTGTGCTCACATCCTCGGGCTGCTGGCCGACAACCACTacaacaagatcaagatcggcGAGCTTGGAGGCTTTGCCCCACTGGCCGAGTTGCTCTACGTCGGAGACAGAGGCGCCAAGAAGACGGCGGCGAGGGTGATTGCCAGACTCTGCGAGGCCCAGGAGAACCAGAGCAAGTTCCAGAAGGAGGGAGTAGTGGACGCCACCATATCCGCGCTGCGGAGCGACGGGCTAGCAGAGGAGGCCCAGGACATCCTACTGCGGATTGCAGACTCTTCTGACACCTTGACGGAGGCCTTCTTGAAGCTCGTATCGATCAAGGACGACGAGATGTGCCAGAAGATGAGTGAGTTCCTTTGGAGAACCTTCGTTTTAATGAAACGAGAAGACAAGCACGACGTCGGTTCTTCCATGACGGCCTCGAAGAAGAGTTGGGGTGAGAGGTCTTCTACATCGTCAGACGCTGAGAAGTCTTCTACGTCCTCTGCAGATCAGCGTGCATTGAGAAAGCAGAACAAGGAAGATGTCAAGACCATCGTCTCATGGCTGCACAAGAGGTGCTCCTTCCCCAGGACATACAAATACAGGGAGGATTGA